The Fimbriimonadaceae bacterium nucleotide sequence CGCGCATCGTCCGATTCTTCAACACCTACGGTCCCCGTATGCGGCTGGACGATGGGCGCGTAGTGCCAAACTTTCTGGCCCAAGCCCTGCGTGGCGAGCCTTTGACCGTCTATGGAGACGGCTCGCAAACCCGGTCGTTCGGCTACGTCGATGACATTATCGAGGGATTGTGGCGGCTCGCCATGTCCGACTTTCATGAGCCTGTGAACGTCGGCGCGGACGACGAGTACAGCGTGCTGGAGTTTGCCAAAGTGGTGTTGGAGGTGACGGGTTCATCCAGTCCGATCACCTACAAGCCCGCGCTTCAGGACGATCCCAAGCAGCGCCGGCCCAACCTCACCCGCGCCCGCGAAATCCTGAATGGCTGGGAAGCCAAGGTACCGCTGCGAGATGGGCTGAAAAGGACGGCGGAGTACTTCAGGGGAAAGATTTCGGAATAAAAGGTAAGGGAGGGCCAGCTATCAGCTAGTGAATGCTTGCGCACTCGACGCATTCTTCTTTGCGAGCTTGGTTCCTTTGCGCCCGTTGCGTGAAATCCCTAGAGCTTCACTTCGCAATGGAGCACGCCCAGCACGGCGCATTCACGAACCCCTTCTCTCTGACGACCCAGGGAGAAGGGGCAGGGGATGAGGGTTTAGACGGATAGCGGCAAATCCGGCTTTCAGCGGTGCCACCCTCGCGCCGTCATACCGTAACACCGTAACACCGCAAAGCCTCCTTCATCTGCCCCTCAACATCCCCATCCGGATCGATCTTCACCGCATTCCAGCCAAAGGCCTTCCCTGCCTCCACATTGATCAAGGTGTCCTCGAAATACAGGATCTCCCCCGGTTCAAGCCCCGACTGCTCCTCAAACATCCTGAAAAACCGCTCCTCCGGCTTGCTGACCCCCGCCTCTTGCGAGGCCAGCCGAACTTTCAGCTCGTGGATGTTCGGGAATTGGCCGGAGTGCATGGTCTGCCAGTGCGGCTCGTTGGTGTTGGAGAGACAGCCGGTCACCAGTCCAGCGGCCTGCAGCTCACGCACGATCTGGAGCGTCCCTGGATACATCTCTTTAAGAATGGCGTTGTGGGCGACTTTGGCCTGATCGGGCTCGATGCCCAGGAACTCTCCAAGCTTGATCG carries:
- a CDS encoding HAD-IA family hydrolase, encoding MAKIRGVCFDIGGVMIRICHTWNDALVHAGLTPSKPLLDNLPLGGFPEFDAFQDGLIPFDEYAIKLGEFLGIEPDQAKVAHNAILKEMYPGTLQIVRELQAAGLVTGCLSNTNEPHWQTMHSGQFPNIHELKVRLASQEAGVSKPEERFFRMFEEQSGLEPGEILYFEDTLINVEAGKAFGWNAVKIDPDGDVEGQMKEALRCYGVTV